The Atribacter laminatus genome contains the following window.
GAACGATTTAGTTAAAGATAATTTAACCCAACCGGGAGTGACTGCATACAAAAGAGATGAGGTTCAAAATCTCTTTATATCTGGAAACGCTGCTATTATGATGACCGGAGGTTTTGGTGCGACACTTCTTACCCAACAAAATGTTCCTTTTGAATGGGATGTTGCTCCTCTTCCTCATTTTGAAGGGAAACCTCAGAGTTCACTTATTGTTACCGACGCCCTAGTTATGTTTAAGGATTCAAAAGCGAAAGCCGAAGCTTCCAAATTCTTAGACTTTTTCTATTCCGATGAGTGGAGGCTGGAATTCGATAAATTGGTTGGTTTCCCACCGGTTACCAAATCACTTGCCGACAATGAGTTCTTCCAAACTCCAGTATATAAGTACATGGTTGATCAAATTGCTGGTGCCAAACCTTGGCCATTGATGGCTGAGTGGCCAGAATGCAACGATCTGATTTGGGATAATATCGAGGCAACTTTCCTTGGACAGAAAACACCACAACAAGCGATGGATGATGCTGCAGCTTCTATTGATGCCGTAAGAGGATTCTAAATATGCTTTAGAGAGGGGAGACAAAATCCCCTCTCTAATATACTTAAAAGTTACAGGAATCACTTCTTAGCGATCTACAAAAGGAGAAGATTATGAGTCGGGCTGGGAAATTTTGGACTACAGAATCACGATTAGCCTATCTCCTCTTAATACCCTCAGCAGTTTTTCTAATCGTCTTCATGTTTTATCCCATTTTTTACGTTTTTCTCATGTCTTTCTTCAAAGTCAATAAATTAGCAAATTTAACTGGTTTTTTTGGAATGGGGAACTATATTACACTTTTTAAACTCCCTGAATTTTGGCAAATTATTATTCGATCGTGCGTATGGACAGCGCTGGCAGTAACTGCAAAAACGGTAATCGGATTAATTATCGCTCTTCTTTTAAACGTCGATTTCAGAGGAAGAAAATTAGCTCGGACTTTAATCATCATACCTTGGGCAAGCTCCATTCCAATCAGTGCCATGCTCTGGCAATGGACTTACAATAACGACTTTGGATTATTAAACTATACTTTACGATGGTTAGGTTTAAACCCGCCAGTGTGGTTAGCTTATCCCCTTTCTGCATTTATGGCAAATTTATGGGTTGATATTTGGTGTGGAATTCCTTTCATGGCATTGGTTTTTCTAGCTGGATTACAGGCAATTCCTCAAGAACTGTATGAAGCTGCTGAAGTCGATGGTGCAACCTCAATTTCGAAATTCCGATTTGTCACTCTTCCTCTTTTAAGTGGGGTATTGACAGTGGCAACCTTGCTTTCTATTTTATGGACGTTTAATGATTTTAATGTTATTTACATTTTGACCAAAGGAGGTCCTGCTAACTCAACCGACATTCTTATCACCTATATTTATAAATATGCATTTCAATACATCAAGTTTGGTCCTTCGGCAGCCATGGCAGTTATTACCTTTGCGATTCTCCTTACTGTGAGTATTATTTATGCCCGAAATTTCTTCCGAGAAGGAGCGCAATAAATAATGAATAGAAAAAATACTCACTATCTTGTTTATCCGGCTATTATCTTTGTCCTTTTAGTTTTACTCTTTCCTTTTTTTGTTATGATTTCAACCATGCTCAAACCACTTGAAGAAGTTTATTCCAATCCTCCTCACTGGATTCCTAAAAATTTAACCTTTACTAATTTTAGTGACATATGGTCGAAATACCCGTTGGTTGCTTATTTTAGAAACAGTTTTATTGTCGCCTTTGGAACTACTGTATTCAATATGCTTTTATGCATTCCAGCTGCTTATGCCATTGCTCGATTAAGATTTATGGGAAAAAACTTTATGATGTATCTTTTTTTAGTGGTTCAAATGTTTTCTCCAATTATTGTAGTCATCTCACTTTTTAAAATTGTCGCACGACTTGGTCTCTTAGATAATTTACTTTCCCTGGTTCTAACCAATGGTGTCTTTACTTTAGCTTTTGCTATATGGCTATTAAGTGGCTATTTTCGTAGTATTCCCAAAGCCATTGAAGAAGCAGCCCTCATCGATGGATGTTCTCGCCTCCAAACCATAACCCGGATTCTTATTCCAATTGCTATGCCGGGATTAGTTACAACTATCATTTATACTTTTATATCGGCCTGGAATGAGTTTATGTTCGCTTTAACCTTTATAACCTCGATGGAAAAAAGACCGTTAACTCTTGGTCTATATAATTTCATTGGTCGGTGGACCGTTCAATGGCAGTATCTTATGGCAGCAGCATTTTTGGCCTTGATTCCGGTGGTTATTTTATTTATGATTATTGAAAAAGAACTGGTCCAAGGTCTTTCGGGTGGAGCAGTTAAAGGTTGAAAGCGAGCTGAAAAATACGGTAGAAAACCCCGATCGAATGTTCAATTTTCAATGGCATATTACTGACCGTTGTAATCTTCGGTGCCATCATTGTTATCAATCGGAATATTCTCAAGGTGCAAGTCTTGATTTTTTACTCGCTGTTGCTGAGAAGATTATCAATGAATTAAAATCACGAAATTATTCAACCTGTATCAATATAACCGGTGGAGAACCCTTACTGGATAAACCGGTTCTTGTTTCCTTGCTCCGTTTTCTAAATCAAAGCCCAGTTGTCCAAGAATTGATGCTTATTACGAACGGATTGTTATTAAACGAAGACTATCTTCTTGAACTGAAAAAATTTTCAAAATTAAGCACCATTAAATTATCACTGGAAGGCGCTACTTCCCAGAGCAACGATCTTATTCGGGGGAAAGGCACCTTTAATTCTATACTGCAAAAAATAAAACTAATCCAATTGCGTCATGATTTTAAAACTGTTGTTATGTTTACCCTTCAAAAGATGAATCTCCCCGAGTTAGAATTAATGTTGTCCTTAGGCGAAAAACTCAACCTTGACGGATTAATATTGGAAAGATTCATTCCTGAAGGGCAGGGAAGAGGCTTAAAAAATTTAGTTTTAGACAAATATGACTGGGAAAACCTTTTAAAGAAACTGATTCAATATTTCGACCTTGATGTTGCTCCTGAAGACCTTCTTCCTTATAAGGCCTTTTGGATTCAATTTTATCCTCAGTTTGATATCTTGGGCGCAGCCTGCAATCTCAACGAAGCACTTTGTATAATGCCTAACGGAACGCTTTATCCCTGTCGACGATTTATCTATCCTCTGGGAAATATTCTTCAAGATGGGTTATGGTCGGTTATTGAAAAGTCCAAGCTCCTTCAAACTGTAACTAAACATGATCATCTAAAGGGGAAATGCCATTCCTGTTTCATTGATGATTGCCATGGCTGTCGAGCTCTTTGTTATTCTCTTTTTCGTGATCCGTATGCTGATGATTATCAGTGTTTTTTAAAATAGTTCGGTTTTAAACCATTATTTTTTTCTTTCTATCGATATATTTCTTCATCATTAAAAATGTTCGAATTACTTATTATCCTTATCCTTCTTCAACTGGTTTTTAATTTTAAAATCTGGTACAATTGCACCCTATTATAACTCGGATACAAGATAATCTATGTCTTTTATTTAAGCATAAAGCAGTTTTGTTAAATTTCACTATTATCTATTAAATATTATATTTATTTAAAATCATTTTTCTGATATAAATACATAAAACAATATTGACAGATGAAAATATTTATTCTAATCTGTTTAGTAAATCTTAAAGGAATGAGGTAAACTGAATTGGCTCAAAACAAACCACCCCTGATAATTAAAATTAAAAGCAATTATTCTTCGTTCACTCCATCTTTGAAAAAAGTTGCAGATTATCTATTCACCCATTTTGAAGATTTTACCCATATGACGATTAATGAAGTTGCCAAGCAAAGTGGAGTTAGTGAATCAACTCTTACCCGATTCTCTCAAAAGATAAATATGAAAAATTTTCAAGCTTTAAAAATTCAATTGGCTCACGAATTGGGAGGAGTTGAAGAAGACAAAGAATTAATCTATGGAGAAATCCGGTTTCAAGATAGTATGGAAGCAATTGTTCAAAAAATATATTTAGCTCAGGAAGAAGTTTCCAAAAGCACGCTCCAGCAAATCGATAAAAATATCATTGAAAAAATTGCTGTAAAAGCTGTTGAATCGCGCAAAGTTAATATTTTCTGCAGCGGAAAATCCATCATTGCTGGAATGAGTCTTTATGGTCGTCTCAGTCGTTTAAATATGAACTGCAATATTTATACCGATCTCCCTCTCATGATGGTAGCAGCCGGACATTCCGGTTCCGAAGATTTAATCATAGTCGTTTCGAATTCCGGGACTAATCCTGCTCTGATAATGGCAGCCGAAAAAGCCAAAGAAAACAAAGCAGACATTGCGACCATAACCAGCTATGAGTCTTCGCCGTTAGCAAAACTTGCTGATTATTGTATTCTTACCGCTGCTTGTGAAGAATCAGGATTCTTTGGTGAATCTACGGTTTCAAGATTTGCTCAACTCCTTGTAACTGATATTCTTTATGCGACCATTGTAGTAAAGTATGGACCTCCTGCTCTTCAACTCTTACAAAGAAGTGCTGAAGTTCTTCAAAAAATGAGCCAGGAAAAGTAAAATATATTTTCATTTTTTATTATTCAGGAATAATTGGATAAGGGCAAAATATACTTGACGCTTTGGTTTCTGACGGTTAACATAGGGAAAGAAAATTTAAACAAAGGAGGAGATTAAATAGGTTCATTATTGGTTTAAATGGAATTTTCCTATGTTAACCGTTATTTTGTTTCTGGTTTGATTTGTATTTATAAACTAATCTTGAACCTGTCGCATCGAACTACCATAGTTTGGGAATTATGGTAATTTTTGTAATTGTTTCTTGCGACAAGGGGGAATTATGAGAGTTATTGCGGTTGCCAATCAAAAAGGTGGGGTTGCCAAGACAACAACATGTATCAATTTAGGTGCTTCGTTGGCTTATCACGCCCGAAGGGTTCTTATAATCGACATGGACCCTCAAGCTCACTCTACGCTTGGTCTCGGTTTTGAACCTAATGAGTTTGAAAAAACTATTTTGAATGTACTCGAACCCGTCCGGAGTCCCTTTCATTTAGAACTGAACGATGTTATTATCCCGACCAAAACTCCAAATCTGTATATAGCTCCTTCAAATATTGATTTAGCTGGCGAGGAATACCGCTTGATCGATAAATTAGGTCGGGAAGATTTTTTAAATTCCGGTATACATCGGGCAAAACCGCAGTATGATTATATTTTAGTTGATTGCCCACCTTCGTTGGGAATATTGACTATTAATTCTTTGAAAGCATGTCAAGAAGTAATTGTTACTATACAACCTCATTATTTTGCACTTCGCGGTATACAAGAATTTGTCGAAACCGTAGATATAATGAGGGAAAGTTTAAAACACAACCCGGAAGTCTACGTCCTAATCACCATAGCCGACATCAGGACAAATTTATACCGGGAAGTCATGAACGAGATTGAAGAATATTTTGGAGATCGAACCTTTCAAACTATTATCCACAA
Protein-coding sequences here:
- a CDS encoding MurR/RpiR family transcriptional regulator, whose translation is MAQNKPPLIIKIKSNYSSFTPSLKKVADYLFTHFEDFTHMTINEVAKQSGVSESTLTRFSQKINMKNFQALKIQLAHELGGVEEDKELIYGEIRFQDSMEAIVQKIYLAQEEVSKSTLQQIDKNIIEKIAVKAVESRKVNIFCSGKSIIAGMSLYGRLSRLNMNCNIYTDLPLMMVAAGHSGSEDLIIVVSNSGTNPALIMAAEKAKENKADIATITSYESSPLAKLADYCILTAACEESGFFGESTVSRFAQLLVTDILYATIVVKYGPPALQLLQRSAEVLQKMSQEK
- a CDS encoding radical SAM/SPASM domain-containing protein codes for the protein MEQLKVESELKNTVENPDRMFNFQWHITDRCNLRCHHCYQSEYSQGASLDFLLAVAEKIINELKSRNYSTCINITGGEPLLDKPVLVSLLRFLNQSPVVQELMLITNGLLLNEDYLLELKKFSKLSTIKLSLEGATSQSNDLIRGKGTFNSILQKIKLIQLRHDFKTVVMFTLQKMNLPELELMLSLGEKLNLDGLILERFIPEGQGRGLKNLVLDKYDWENLLKKLIQYFDLDVAPEDLLPYKAFWIQFYPQFDILGAACNLNEALCIMPNGTLYPCRRFIYPLGNILQDGLWSVIEKSKLLQTVTKHDHLKGKCHSCFIDDCHGCRALCYSLFRDPYADDYQCFLK
- a CDS encoding ParA family protein — its product is MRVIAVANQKGGVAKTTTCINLGASLAYHARRVLIIDMDPQAHSTLGLGFEPNEFEKTILNVLEPVRSPFHLELNDVIIPTKTPNLYIAPSNIDLAGEEYRLIDKLGREDFLNSGIHRAKPQYDYILVDCPPSLGILTINSLKACQEVIVTIQPHYFALRGIQEFVETVDIMRESLKHNPEVYVLITIADIRTNLYREVMNEIEEYFGDRTFQTIIHKNITIAEASSHGVPVIEYEPESSGSQDYLSLAKEVIELEKEKPEKGLFRKNRLQT
- a CDS encoding carbohydrate ABC transporter permease; this encodes MSRAGKFWTTESRLAYLLLIPSAVFLIVFMFYPIFYVFLMSFFKVNKLANLTGFFGMGNYITLFKLPEFWQIIIRSCVWTALAVTAKTVIGLIIALLLNVDFRGRKLARTLIIIPWASSIPISAMLWQWTYNNDFGLLNYTLRWLGLNPPVWLAYPLSAFMANLWVDIWCGIPFMALVFLAGLQAIPQELYEAAEVDGATSISKFRFVTLPLLSGVLTVATLLSILWTFNDFNVIYILTKGGPANSTDILITYIYKYAFQYIKFGPSAAMAVITFAILLTVSIIYARNFFREGAQ
- a CDS encoding carbohydrate ABC transporter permease, encoding MNRKNTHYLVYPAIIFVLLVLLFPFFVMISTMLKPLEEVYSNPPHWIPKNLTFTNFSDIWSKYPLVAYFRNSFIVAFGTTVFNMLLCIPAAYAIARLRFMGKNFMMYLFLVVQMFSPIIVVISLFKIVARLGLLDNLLSLVLTNGVFTLAFAIWLLSGYFRSIPKAIEEAALIDGCSRLQTITRILIPIAMPGLVTTIIYTFISAWNEFMFALTFITSMEKRPLTLGLYNFIGRWTVQWQYLMAAAFLALIPVVILFMIIEKELVQGLSGGAVKG